GAAAGCAGGGTCAAGCGTGAAGCCCTAACGCCTCGCGTTAGCGCGGGCCAACCCCGAGGACAACTTCCGGGAGGTGTAACGCGGTGGACAGGGCGCGGCCACGCGCGGGGGGCATGCCCATCCTCCAGCGCATGGCGGCCATCCACCTGGGAACGAGCGGCTACGTCTACAAGCACTGGAAGGGGCTCTTCTATCCGGACGGGCTGCCGGTCCGCCGCTGGCTCCCCTACTACGCGCGCGTGTTCTCCACCGTGGAGCTCAACGCCACGTTCTACCGCCTGCCCACGGAGGCGGCCGTGGACGGCTGGCGGGAGCAGGTGCCGCGCGGGTTCCGCTTCGCGTGCAAGGGCAGCCGCTTCCTCACGCACCTGAAGCGCCTCAAGGAGGTCGGCGAGGGCGTGGCGCTCTTCCACTCGCGGGTCCTCCGCCTGGGCAGCCGGCTGGGGCCCGTCCTGTGGCAGCTGCCGCCGAACATGACGAAGCCGGACCCCGAGCGGCTGGAGCGCTTCCTCGCCCACCTGCCGGGCGGCGTCCAGCACGTCTTCGAGTTCCGGCACTCGGCCTGGTACCACCCGGAGGTGTTCGCGCTGCTGGACGCGTATGGCGCGGCGGTGTGCGAGCACGACCTCGTGGACGTGCCGGTCCCCCGCCCCACCGGCGGCTTCCGCTACCTGCGCTTCCACGGCGCTCAGGGGCGCTACGAGGGCCGCTATGGACGCCGCGCGCTCCGGCGGGTGGCGGACGATTTGAAGGCCTGGCGCGACGCGGGCCGGACGGCGTGGGTGTTCTTCAACAACGACCTGCGGGGGCACGCGCTGATGGACGCGTTCGACCTGGCGGACCTGCTGGGGGAACCCCTGCACCGTCAAGACGGCGGCGCCCGGCCCTCCCCATGAGGACCGGACGCCGCCGGGACCGCGTGCCCGGGGGGATTACTGACCGAGCACCTGCACCTCGATGCGGCGGTTCTGCACGCGGCCCTCGGGAGTGTCGTTGGAGGCGATGGGATTCGCGTCACCCTCGCCGCTGACCTCGATGCGGTCCTGCGGGATGCCCCGGCGCACGAGCGCCCGGCGCACGCTCTCCGCGCGGCTCTCCGACAGCTGGCGGTTGGTGTCCGCGTTGCCGGTGGAGTCGGTGAAGCCGTTGATGCGCACGCGCGTATCGGACTTCTCCTGCAGCACGTCCCCCAGCTCGCCCACCATGCGCTGGCTGCTCTTGGTGAGCTGCGACGAGCCCGTCTTGAACTCCACGCCCTCCAGCACGAAGCCCTGCTCCGCGCTCGGGCCGTTGATGGCCTCACGCAGGCTGTTGGGGTCGCTCACGCGCATCTTCTCCTGGCCCGAGCCGCCGGTGCCCTCGGTCTGCTGCTCCTGGGTCTCCGCCGCGCCCGCGGTCTCCTTCTCCACGTCGCCGCCGGAGCCGCCCGTGCCCGCGTCCGCCGCCATGTTGGCGCCCTCGCTCGGCTGCGTGCCGGAGCCGCCGGTGCCCTCGTTCCCCACCGTGCCGGATCCGCCCGTCGCGGGCGGGGTCGGCTGCGTGGCCTGCGGCTGGGTCGGGGGCGGGGGCGTCGTGGGCCTCGCGGGCTGGGGGGTCTGCGCGACGCGGTCCTGCGGAGGAGGCGTCGTGGTGCGGGTCACCTGCGGCGCCCGCGCGGACTCGTGCCTGCGTCCGCGCAGGGCACCCCACGCGAGCGCGACCAGGGCGAGCAGGGCCAGCGGCACCGCCCAGCCGGCGATGCTCTTCTTCTTCTCTGGCGGACGGTTGTACGTCGTCCGGGGCGTCGTCTCGCGCACGGTGTGGGCCTCGCGCACGGGGGCGGTCTCACGGACCTGGGTCACGGTCTCGCGGTGGGGTTCGATGACCTCCGCGACCGCGTGGCGCGCACCGCCGAAGCCCAGGATGCCGCCCAGGCCCGCGGGCAGCGCGGCGGCGATGTTGTTGCGCTGGCCGTTGAGCAGTTGCATCAGCCCGGAGGAGCCCATGCGCTGATCACGCACCTGCTTGCCCAGGACGCCCATCAGCATGGGGGCGGCCAGGGACAACAGCCGCGTCGCCGAGCCGGCGTTGCGCATCCCCCCGAAGCGCGCGAGCCCCTCGGTGACGCCGCCCAGCTTGTTGCCGAAGATTCCGCTCAGCATCCCCTTCCCGCTCTCCTCCTCGTCGAGGAGCCCCTCGCCGACGCCGCCCGTGCGCGGGGGCGCGTCGGGTCCGGTGTAGCCGCTCTCGTTGAGCTTCGTCAGCAGGCGGTGGGCACCGGCCTCGTTTCCGCCCTGGTCCGCGACGCCCGCGGCCACGGCGGCGATGGCGCCCGGCAGCGCCTTGGTGGTGGCCTGCGGATCCTCGCCGAGCGAACCGCTGATCTTCTGGAGCAATCCCTTCTGCATGAACTGTGAGCCGACTGCTTCGATCAGATTGAACGCCATGTGATGCCTCCCGGTTGGGTCCCGCACCGGGATGGCCGGTGCGCGAAGCCACCTCCCCACCGGACCGCGCGGGGCTGAGGGCTCTGGTGCAATCGATACGGAGCACGACGGCTGCTGGTAAGCCCTCGCGGAGAGGCCTGGGGAGAGCCCCTGGAGGGTCGTCACCTTCGCGGACGACTGCGAACGAGAGGCCATCTCGGCCCCCGGGTTCACTTGCTCTGGGGCTTCTCCAGGAGGGCGCGCGGGAAGTAGTGCGCGAGCACCTGCTCCGCGGTCCAGCCCTGCCGTGCGAGCAGGGCCGCGCCGGCCTGGCAGAGTCCGACGCCGTGGCCGTGGCCCTGCCCTTCGAGGAGTGCCTGGTCACCGCCAAGCGTCATCGAGAACCGCGCGCTGCGGATCCGATCCCAACCCGCCCGCGCCCCGAGCGCGCGGAAGAACGCGTCACCCCGGCCTTCGCGTCCCGAAGCGCGGTCCACGATGCGGACCACCGCGCCGCTAGAGTCGCGGTCCAGCAGCAGATCCTCCGCCTGCGCGGGGCCACCGACCGCGGCCGAAGCGGCGGCCGTCACCAGCGCGCGAGGCACGACAGCGCGCCACGGCGACGCGGGACACCGGTCCGGCACGGCGGCGGCGCCGGTGAGGTCCGGGGCACCGAACACGGCCACGGGCTCGGCCGTATGTCCGCCGCAGCTTGCGTGAAACGGAGCCAGGGCCACGGCGCCGCTGGGAAGGCGCAGCACGACGCCTTCCGTCAAGCGGGCGGCATCGCGGGCGCGGCGCAGGTGGCGGGCGAAGCCTTCTCCGCGAAGGACCTGGCAGTGGGTGAGATCGCACGCCCGGGCCTCATCGTGCCGCTTGCCAGAAGCGAGCACGTAGCTGCGCGCGGTGATGGCCTGTGCACGAAGCGCCTCGAAAGGGGTGTCGACCTCGGTCTCGCTCGCGGTGACGGCGGCGACGTAGGTCTCCAGCGCGAAGGTGGCGACGACGATCAGCTCACCGTCCTGGGCCTCCAGCGAAAGCGAGGACTCGTAGCGCCGATCCAGGCCACGGCCCCGCACATGCCAACGGCCAGCGTCGAGCCGCAGCGCATGAGGCTGGGGCCTGCCATCGACAACGAGCGTGTTCCCCGAAGCCACGACCTCCAGTGAGCGCGGACCGTCCAGCCGCAACCGTGCGGGCCGGTGCTTGGACAGGATGCGCACGTCGACCTGCGCATCGGCCACGGGCTGACGCGCGCGGGAGACCGACGCGGAGGATGCGCTCGCATCGGCCAGTGAACCGGCGGCTGGCGACGATCTCGCGGGCCGTGAAGCAGAGTGGGCTTGTGCATCGGCCGCCGGTAACACGGCGCCCGTGCTCTCGACGTCAGGCGCCGTGCCCGCCACCAGCGCGGCGATGAGCACGGCCACGCCCGCCGCGTTCATCGGACCCGGAACCGCGTCACCGCCAGCGGCTCGGAGCCACCGGGCGCCCAGAGTTCCAAGCGGCGCTCTCCCGCTACCGCTGGCAGCCGTGTCACGAAGGGCGGACGCAGCTCGATGCGGCGGCCGTCGTCCGTGCGCAGCTCCAGCAGCTTCGCACCCTGGGGTGCCATCACCCGCACGGGCACCGCCTGCGCGCTTTCGGGCAGCTCGGGCTCCACCAGGAACTCGTCCCCGTTCGCCGGCAGGATGAAGCCGGGCTGCATCCCCGGTCCGCCCTCGGCGCTCACCGACGTGGAGGCCAGTCCTTCCGCCTGTGCCCACGCGAGATACGCCGGGCCCACGTCCAGCGATCCGTCGCCCCGGTGCATGGTGCACGTGTGGCGCGGCGCCGTGCCCGGCAGGTAGACCTCCTTCATCGCTCCGGGACAGTTCGGGCCCGCTCGCTCGCCGGACAGCGGGCAGATCTCCGCGGACTCGAAGTGGCTCCGGTCCACCAGCGGCGCGGCCCGGATGCCCTGCATCGCCAGCGCCATCACCCGCGCGAACACCGGGCCCGCGCCCGTGATGCCGGACACCCCTCGCATCGGCGTGCCGTCGAAATTGCCCACCCAGACCGCCACCGTGCGCTCGCGAGTGAAGCCCGCCGCCCAGTTGTCCACGTGCGCCCGGCTCGTCCCCGTCTTCGCCGCCACCCGGAACGGCAGCCGCAACGCATTGTCCAGACCGAAGGCCGGTGCCCGCGCGGCCTCGTCCGCCAGCACGTCCGTGAGCAGCTCCACCGGCCGCGCCGCCAGGAAGCGGTGCTCCTCCAGCTCCTGCGGAATCCTCAGCGGCTTGCCATCCGGCCCGAACGCCGCGCGCACCTCCCGCAACGGCCCCACCACCCCACCCCGCGCCAGCCCCCGGTACGCCCGCGCCAGCTCGCGCAGCGTCACGTCCCCGTTGCCCAGCACGATGCCCACGCCGTAGTGCGATGCACTCTCCGTGAGGCTCTGGAAGCCCGCCTCACGCAGCACGCGCAGCACCTGCTCCGGCCCCAGCGCGTCCGCCACCCGCACGGCCGGGATGTTATAGCTGGACGCCAGCGCCGCCCGCAGCCGCACGGGGCCGTGCACGCGCCGGTCGTAGTTCTTCGGCACGTACGCGCCACCTGGCGTCGCCAGGTGCACCTCCACGTCCGCGAGCACGCTCGACGGCGTGAAGCCCTTGCTCAGCGCCAGCCCGTACGCGAACGGCTTGAGCGCCGACCCCGGCTGCCGCAGCGAGCGCACGCCGTCGTTCTGCCCACCCTTCTCCTCGTCCAGGAAGTCCGAGGACCCCACGTACGCGAGCACCTCGCCCGAGGCATTGTCGATGACGATGGCCGCCGCTTCACCCACGCGCCGGTGCGCCAGGCCGCGCAGCTCCTCCGTGATGGCCTTCTCCACGGACGCCTGGAGCGCGGGGTCGATGGTCGTCTCGATGCGCGACGCCCGGTCCAATCCCATCTCCGGCAGCCTTTGCAGCAGCGCCGTCGTCAGGTGCGGCACCTCGAACACGCGCTCCGGAGGCACCAGGTCCAGCGGCGTCTCCTCCGCCAGCCGCGCCTCCTCCTTCGTCAGGAAGCCCTCCTCCACCATGCGCGACAGCACGTCGCGCATCCCCGCCTGGGCCATCTCCGGCCGCCGGTACGGGTCCCTCCGCGCGGGCGACCGCGCCATCCCCGCGAGCAGCGCCGCCTGTCCCACCGACAGCCGCTCCGCCGGCCGCCCGAAGTACCGCCGCGCCGCGGCCTCCACGCCGAAGGTGGAGTTCCCCAGCGGCACGCGGTCCAGGTACTCCAGCAGCACCTGCTCCTTGGACAGGTGCAGTGTCAGCCGCAGCGCCCACAGCGCCTCGCCGGCCTTGCCCCACCACGAGCGCTCGCGGGGCACCAGCCTGCGCGCCAGCTGCTGCGGAATCGTGGACGCGCCGGACACGATGCGCCCGGCGGACACGTTGTCTCGCGCCGCCCGGGCCACCGCCACCACGTCCACGCCCGGGTGCCGCGTGAAGCGTTGATCCTCCGCGGCGATGAACGCCTGCCGCACCTTCGGAGGAATGCGTCCCTCCGGAAGGCCCACACTGCGTCCGTCCTCGCGGGACAGCACCTCGCGCAGGGCGTGGCCCGTGCGGTCGGTGAGCACCAGCGAGGACAGCGCCTCGCGGGACAACAACGTCCCCGGCAGGGGCCACGCGATGAAGCCCGCGCAGCCCACCACCAGGAGCGCCGCCAGAACAGCCACGGCGCGGACTGCCCCGCGAAGCGTGAGGCGCTGCATCACTTCGAAGCGACCTCGTCCGGCATCAACACCGGGAAGCGCCCACCCTCGGAGCGGCCGAACACCTCCGGCGCGTACATCTCCTCCGCGTGCGCGGGCTTGAGCAGGAAGTCGCCCGGCGTCGTGGCCCGGGCGACGAAGGTCGCCACGTGCACACCGGGAGGCAGCTCGTCCGCGAAGAACACCACGCGGTCATCCCGCATCTCCGTGTGGTTGAACGGCGACCAGAAGCGCGTCGCCCAGACGTTGTTGCCCTCGTCCGTCTCCGACAGGTCCTCCTCGCTCTCGTACTCGTAGCCCTCGCCGGGGCCCTCCTCCTGGCCGGAGCCCGCCGGGCCCGGCAGGCTCGCCGTGCTGGCCAGAGACGTGTCCACCGGCTCCAGGCCCGCGGGCAGCGGCACGTCCACCGCCACGAAGTTGCGCCGCATGGGCGTGGCCACGCGCACGCGCACGCGCACCAGCTCGCCCGCGCGCGCCGCCTTCGCCTGGCCGCCGCCCGTGTACGGCTCGAACCAGCGCTGGACGATGATGCCCCGGTCCAGGGGGTCCACCGGCAGCTGCGCCGGCGCGTAGCGCAGGAGCGCCCCGTAGTAGAGGTTGCCCGTGCCGTTCACCCCGAAGGTGAAGGGCTGCGCCTTGCCCGCGGGCCCCAGCTTCTCCACCGGCACCTGCACCGTCTTCACGCCCATGTCGCGGCCCTTGAAGTCGGCGGAGGCGATCACCTGCCCGCCCAGCTTCACCACCGCCTCGAAGGACGGCGCGGCCGTCTCCTTGCGGCGGACCACCTCCGACAGCGCCATCAGCGTGAAGGCCGCCTCCTGCGTGTTGCGGAAGCGCCCATCACCCTCGCGCGCGGACGCCAGGTAGCGCCCCATCTTCGACACGTAG
The sequence above is drawn from the Corallococcus sp. NCRR genome and encodes:
- a CDS encoding DUF72 domain-containing protein, producing the protein MPILQRMAAIHLGTSGYVYKHWKGLFYPDGLPVRRWLPYYARVFSTVELNATFYRLPTEAAVDGWREQVPRGFRFACKGSRFLTHLKRLKEVGEGVALFHSRVLRLGSRLGPVLWQLPPNMTKPDPERLERFLAHLPGGVQHVFEFRHSAWYHPEVFALLDAYGAAVCEHDLVDVPVPRPTGGFRYLRFHGAQGRYEGRYGRRALRRVADDLKAWRDAGRTAWVFFNNDLRGHALMDAFDLADLLGEPLHRQDGGARPSP
- a CDS encoding OmpA family protein, with protein sequence MAFNLIEAVGSQFMQKGLLQKISGSLGEDPQATTKALPGAIAAVAAGVADQGGNEAGAHRLLTKLNESGYTGPDAPPRTGGVGEGLLDEEESGKGMLSGIFGNKLGGVTEGLARFGGMRNAGSATRLLSLAAPMLMGVLGKQVRDQRMGSSGLMQLLNGQRNNIAAALPAGLGGILGFGGARHAVAEVIEPHRETVTQVRETAPVREAHTVRETTPRTTYNRPPEKKKSIAGWAVPLALLALVALAWGALRGRRHESARAPQVTRTTTPPPQDRVAQTPQPARPTTPPPPTQPQATQPTPPATGGSGTVGNEGTGGSGTQPSEGANMAADAGTGGSGGDVEKETAGAAETQEQQTEGTGGSGQEKMRVSDPNSLREAINGPSAEQGFVLEGVEFKTGSSQLTKSSQRMVGELGDVLQEKSDTRVRINGFTDSTGNADTNRQLSESRAESVRRALVRRGIPQDRIEVSGEGDANPIASNDTPEGRVQNRRIEVQVLGQ
- a CDS encoding SpoIID/LytB domain-containing protein, encoding MAVLIAALVAGTAPDVESTGAVLPAADAQAHSASRPARSSPAAGSLADASASSASVSRARQPVADAQVDVRILSKHRPARLRLDGPRSLEVVASGNTLVVDGRPQPHALRLDAGRWHVRGRGLDRRYESSLSLEAQDGELIVVATFALETYVAAVTASETEVDTPFEALRAQAITARSYVLASGKRHDEARACDLTHCQVLRGEGFARHLRRARDAARLTEGVVLRLPSGAVALAPFHASCGGHTAEPVAVFGAPDLTGAAAVPDRCPASPWRAVVPRALVTAAASAAVGGPAQAEDLLLDRDSSGAVVRIVDRASGREGRGDAFFRALGARAGWDRIRSARFSMTLGGDQALLEGQGHGHGVGLCQAGAALLARQGWTAEQVLAHYFPRALLEKPQSK
- the pbpC gene encoding penicillin-binding protein 1C, producing the protein MAVLAALLVVGCAGFIAWPLPGTLLSREALSSLVLTDRTGHALREVLSREDGRSVGLPEGRIPPKVRQAFIAAEDQRFTRHPGVDVVAVARAARDNVSAGRIVSGASTIPQQLARRLVPRERSWWGKAGEALWALRLTLHLSKEQVLLEYLDRVPLGNSTFGVEAAARRYFGRPAERLSVGQAALLAGMARSPARRDPYRRPEMAQAGMRDVLSRMVEEGFLTKEEARLAEETPLDLVPPERVFEVPHLTTALLQRLPEMGLDRASRIETTIDPALQASVEKAITEELRGLAHRRVGEAAAIVIDNASGEVLAYVGSSDFLDEEKGGQNDGVRSLRQPGSALKPFAYGLALSKGFTPSSVLADVEVHLATPGGAYVPKNYDRRVHGPVRLRAALASSYNIPAVRVADALGPEQVLRVLREAGFQSLTESASHYGVGIVLGNGDVTLRELARAYRGLARGGVVGPLREVRAAFGPDGKPLRIPQELEEHRFLAARPVELLTDVLADEAARAPAFGLDNALRLPFRVAAKTGTSRAHVDNWAAGFTRERTVAVWVGNFDGTPMRGVSGITGAGPVFARVMALAMQGIRAAPLVDRSHFESAEICPLSGERAGPNCPGAMKEVYLPGTAPRHTCTMHRGDGSLDVGPAYLAWAQAEGLASTSVSAEGGPGMQPGFILPANGDEFLVEPELPESAQAVPVRVMAPQGAKLLELRTDDGRRIELRPPFVTRLPAVAGERRLELWAPGGSEPLAVTRFRVR